The following are from one region of the Blastocatellia bacterium genome:
- a CDS encoding VWA domain-containing protein, translating into MLVAASQEPAAASARQQGQPVRQESSPVRLATELVSLNVAVTDHSGRAITGLEKADFKVYENGVEQPLNFFSTDESPVSWGLVLDRSRSMEGMIKEVYRAALHAVEQGTADDDMFIVAFNDQADLLCDFTSDRDKLESAIRGLRAVGNTALYDAVALALDHLQRGRHKKKVLVVITDGEDNRSRLNFRQLVERAREADVLIYTVGLFGPMVGMQGIAARDELKKLAQVTGAFAHFPSDPEKCRMTMMAIASEVSRQYSLGYYPTDPTRDGKWRKLRIAVAQPGGEANYATRTRSGYYAPGRKLK; encoded by the coding sequence GTGCTGGTGGCCGCGTCGCAAGAGCCTGCCGCCGCCTCTGCCCGCCAGCAAGGACAGCCGGTCCGGCAGGAATCCTCGCCCGTCCGGCTTGCGACCGAACTGGTGTCGCTGAATGTCGCCGTGACCGATCACAGCGGACGGGCCATCACCGGGCTTGAGAAAGCAGATTTCAAGGTCTACGAGAACGGCGTCGAGCAGCCGCTCAACTTCTTCAGCACCGACGAGTCGCCGGTGAGTTGGGGCCTCGTCCTCGACCGCAGTCGCAGTATGGAGGGGATGATCAAGGAGGTTTACCGGGCCGCCCTCCATGCGGTTGAGCAGGGAACTGCAGACGACGATATGTTTATCGTCGCCTTCAATGATCAGGCGGACCTTCTCTGTGACTTCACTTCTGATCGCGACAAGCTGGAAAGTGCCATCCGCGGCCTGCGCGCTGTAGGGAATACCGCCCTGTACGACGCCGTGGCTCTGGCGCTCGATCACCTCCAGCGCGGCAGGCATAAAAAGAAGGTGCTCGTCGTCATCACCGATGGCGAAGACAACCGCAGCCGGCTCAATTTCCGCCAGCTCGTCGAACGGGCCAGGGAAGCAGACGTGTTGATCTACACGGTCGGCCTGTTCGGCCCGATGGTCGGTATGCAGGGGATCGCTGCGCGTGACGAATTGAAAAAGCTCGCTCAAGTGACCGGCGCTTTCGCGCATTTTCCGAGTGATCCCGAGAAATGTCGAATGACGATGATGGCGATTGCCAGTGAGGTCAGCCGCCAGTACAGCCTCGGTTACTACCCGACCGACCCGACGCGCGACGGCAAATGGCGCAAGCTCCGCATTGCGGTTGCCCAGCCAGGCGGCGAGGCCAACTACGCGACGCGGACGCGCAGTGGCTATTACGCGCCTGGTCGCAAGCTGAAATGA